In Mycolicibacterium aubagnense, the DNA window GCTGAGGACGGTGAGACCCTGTACCGCCTTCGGCGCGCCGATGGGCATCACCACTATCTGCTGTGCCGGCAGTGCGGCCGCGCGGTCGCATTCGCGGTGGAGGACGTTGAAAGCCATACCCGCCAATTGGCGCAAGCGCACGACTACACCGACATCACGCACTATCTTGACCTGTACGGCACGTGCCCACGATGTCGACCCGGTCCGCTGTGATCATCGCCGAGCAGCAGGCGTCGCCACCGAGCTGCGAGTGAAAACCACAACTGCACAACACATCACACGATGGAAGGGAACGCACTGATGTCCATACACCCCACACTGGTCAAAGCCGCACAGACCGTGGTCACCGGAGTCGTCGGCGTCGCCGCATACGATATGTTGCGTAAAGCGTTGCGCACAGCCCCAATTCACGAGGCGAGCGTCACGACCGCGTCATGGGCGTTGCGGGGCACCCGAAAAGCCGAGGAAGCCGCGGAGAGCGCCAGACTGAAGGTCGCGGATGTGATGGCCGAGGCCCGCGAACGCATCGGCGAGGAGGTCACCCCTCCCGCGGTGGCCGACACCGACCATGCGCATGAGCACTGACGTCCTGGTGGTGGCGGCCGACGCCCCGGCCACTGATGTCGCGTCAGAGCTGATGATGATATCCGTTGCAGCGGGACGTATTCGGGTCCACATGCCGTGGCTGCGGGGCG includes these proteins:
- a CDS encoding DUF1490 family protein, whose product is MSIHPTLVKAAQTVVTGVVGVAAYDMLRKALRTAPIHEASVTTASWALRGTRKAEEAAESARLKVADVMAEARERIGEEVTPPAVADTDHAHEH
- a CDS encoding Fur family transcriptional regulator, encoding MGAESTPRRRQSSKREAVVDQLGRSERFRSAQQLFHDMYHGERGCDSGKMALTTIYRILRALSEDNIAETQRAEDGETLYRLRRADGHHHYLLCRQCGRAVAFAVEDVESHTRQLAQAHDYTDITHYLDLYGTCPRCRPGPL